DNA sequence from the Longimicrobiaceae bacterium genome:
GTGGCGCAGCACGCCCATCTTGGCGAGCGAGAGCCCCACCGGCTCCAGCGCGTGCTCGATCCGGTCCGCCACGCCGGAGCCGGCGTGCAGGATCCGCATGGCCAGGGAGGCCCCGGCGCAGGGGCTGGTCTCGTCAAGTTCCGTCATCCCTGAAAGTTGCCAGCCGGCGCCGCCGCGGTCAAGCGCGCGAGGCGCCCCGTCCGCCGGACGGCCGTCCGAACGAGACCCTTGACTTCCGATCTGCTAATACGTATTAGCATACCATGACGTCGCCGCTCTCCTCCCGTTCCGTGACCGCGCACGACGTCGCACGCGCGGCCGGGGTGTCGCAGGCGACGGTGTCGCTGGTGCTGGGCGGGAACCCGCGGGCGCGGATCGCGGCGGCCACGCGGGAGCGGGTGCTCCGGGCCGCGGAGGAGCTGGGGTACCGCCCCAACATCCTGGCGCGGGGGCTGGTGCGGGGGCGATCGTACGCGCTGGGGGTGATCGTCCCCGACCTCGCCAACCCCTTTTTCCTGGAGGTGGTGCGGGGGATCGAGCGGGTGGCGGCGGCGGAGGGGTACGCCACCCTCCTCTGCGACGCGCGGGGGGCGGCCCCCACGCGGCACCTGGAGGCGCTGCGGGCGCGGCAGGTGGACGGG
Encoded proteins:
- a CDS encoding LacI family DNA-binding transcriptional regulator; the protein is MTSPLSSRSVTAHDVARAAGVSQATVSLVLGGNPRARIAAATRERVLRAAEELGYRPNILARGLVRGRSYALGVIVPDLANPFFLEVVRGIERVAAAEGYATLLCDARGAAPTRHLEALRARQVDGVILDPSGADSLPADAVTDLNVVVADRPSDRFPGVASDAEAAGRLAAEHLLGLGHREVAFIGPASEEHAFR